In Rosa chinensis cultivar Old Blush chromosome 1, RchiOBHm-V2, whole genome shotgun sequence, a genomic segment contains:
- the LOC121051252 gene encoding uncharacterized protein LOC121051252, translated as MRLFPFSLRDDAKGWFLKLQPRSIRSWDELTDTFLDAYYPPHKTTSMRHELLLFAQRDHETFWEAWDRYKDICNACPHHGLTKSMMIDGFYGGLLPHERRRVDVAAQGSLHSHGQTEAWDILEHLGRQSRQWDDHDSRRERLRKDPYYDTKSTHETRVAQESSSVDYRKLERKLDLLLQAQEHPTHHVKAASMPSSICLLCESPTHATSECHFASSYPDFVDEHAKAVGSFPNRPRNDPYSSTYNPGWRNHPNFSWRDSGGSSSAQQGGVYSYGGQQGPHSSFLGSHGQGSSFGASHGGSYGSHAQNAPPGFQNRQVLQGVPNTTQEPTKNHMEELLTALTKSQMKTEQNISVLTQSQSSLAQSVGKLEVQMGQLARELGSRPQGALPTQPDPNPRHEQAKAITTLRSGRIYDNK; from the exons ATgcggttatttcctttctcacttagagatgATGCAAAGGGATGGTTTTTGAAGCTACAACCAAGGAGTATACGATCATGGGATGAGTTGACAGACACTTTCTTGGATGCTTACTACCCACCACACAAGACCACTAGCATGAGACATGAGCTCTTACTCTTCGCTCAACGCGATCATGAGACATTTTGGGAGGCATGGGATAGGTACAAGGATATTTGCAATGCATGTCCCCATCATGGTTTGACTAAGTCAATGATGATTGACGGTTTTTATGGTGGTTTGTTGCCACATGAGAGGAGGAGGGTTGATGTTGCCGCACAAGGTTCACTTCATAGCCATGGTCAAACCGAAGCATGGGATATACTTGAGCACTTGGGTCGACAATCGAGGCAATGGGATGATCATGACTCTAGGAGAGAAAGATTGAGGAAAGATCCATATTATGACACCAAGAGCACTCATGAGACACGGGTTGCCCAAGAGAGCTCTAGTGTGGATTATAGAAAGCTTGAGAGGAAGCTTGATCTACTTCTTCAAGCTCAAGAGCATCCTACACATCATGTAAAGGCCGCCTCTATGCCTTCATCAATATGTCTACTTTGTGAGTCACCTACACATGCTACTAGTGAGTGTCATTTTGCCTCTAGCTATCCGGATTTTGTTGATGAGCATGCTAAAGCGGTTGGTAGTTTTCCAAACCGACCAAGGAATGATCCCTATTCAAGCACTTATAATCCGGGGTGGAGAAATCACCCAAACTTCTCATGGAGAGATAGTGGAGGATCTTCTAGTGCACAACAAGGTGGTGTTTATTCTTATGGAGGGCAACAAGGACCACATTCTTCATTTCTTGGTTCTCATGGCCAAGGGTCTTCATTTGGTGCTTCTCATGGAGGTTCTTATGGTTCTCATGCACAAAATGCACCTCCCGGATTTCAAAATAGGCAAGTTCTTCAAGGGGTGCCTAATACCACTCAAGAGCCAACAAAGAACCATATGGAAGAGTTACTAACCGCATTGACCAAATCTCAAATGAAGACGGAGCAAAATATTTCGGTTCTTACACAAAGTCAAAGTTCTCTTGCTCAAAGTGTGGGAAAGTTAGAAGTTCAAATGGGTCAATTAGCTAGAGAGCTTGGTTCACGCCCACAAGGTGCATTACCTACACAACCGGATCCAAATCCGAGACATGAGCAAGCTAAGGCTATTACTACACTTCGAAGTGGGAGGATTTATGATAATAAG taa